The genomic DNA GGCTGGAAGTCAAAACGCCGGCGGGCGGGGCAATGCCTCAAGCCTCGGCGCGTTTGAGCGAAGCGCTGACGCCGCCGGCCAAAACTTTCATCAAGGAAGCACCGAAAGAATCTTCGATACCAGCGCCGGCGCCGGCCGCCGCGCCGCGTCTGGTGGAAACGCCGCTGCGCGCCGCGACCGGCGATGTCTGGCGCGACTTCGTCGCCTTTGTCGGCACCGAGAAAAAATTTCTCGCTTCCCATCTTGAGTCCAGCGAGCCCCTCAGTCTGCCGCCTGGGCCGGTGAAGATCGCCGTGTCCGAGCGCCAGCATTTGGCTTATCTACAGGACAGCGACAACTTGGCGACGCTCAAGGATTTGGCCAAGCGCTTTTTTACTCAGGATGTCGCCGTGCAAATCGTCGCGCAGATTGGCGAGCCTAGCGGCCTCGATGCCGCCGCCGCCACGGCGGCTAATCCGGGCGACGAGCGCAGCCCGATGGTCAAGGAGGCGCTGAGGATTTTTGGCGGATCGATTCGCAATGTGCGGCGCGAGACTTAAATTCTATTCTAACGGCGAAGCAGGCGCGTCGGCGCCGGGAGGTTTGGATGGCTAGTATCGGCGGCATGGGCAACCTTTTGAAGCAGGCCCAAGAGATGCAGGCGCGCATGGCCAAGATCCAAGAAGATTTGGCCGGCAAGACGGTGCAGGGCTCCGGCGGCGGCGGCATGGTGCTGGTGACGGTGAACGGACAATTTAATCTAACCGCTCTCAAGATCGAAGCCGCGGCGATCAATGTTGAGGAAAAAGATCTGTTGGAAGATTTGATTCTCGCCGCGGTCAACGACGGCATGCGCAAGGCGCGCGAGCTGGCGTCGGCGGAAATGGCCAAGCTCACCGGCGGCCTAAAGATTCCCGGCTTGATGCCGTAGCGATCGCGGTTCGAACCAGCTTCGCAATGATTCCATCTCAACGTGCGACAATCTGAAATATGAAATTTGCAATATTAAATGCCGAGCGCCGCGAGGCGATCCCATGACCATGTATCCCGCGCCCTTGGCCCGTTTGATCCAAGAGTTATCGAAGCTCCCCGGCATCGGCGAAAAATCCGCCGCGCGCTTGGCTTTTCACATGTTGAAAGGGACTAAGGACGATGTCTTTCGCTTGTCCGAAAGCATCGGCAAGCTGCGTCAAGAAATGGGCTTGTGCCAACTCTGCTTCGGCTTTAGCGAAGTGAAGGCGAGCAACGATGGCGATTCGGACCAAGCCACGCTGTGCGATGTCTGTCGGAGTTCAGAGCGCGAAAAAGATAAGATCTGCGTCGTCGAAGAGCCCGCCGACATAATCGCGGTGGAGAAGTCGCAGGAGTTTCGCGGCCGTTATCATGTTTTGCACGGCACGATTTCGCCCCTCGACGGCGTCGGGCCCGATGCCTTGCGGATCAAGGAACTGCTCGAACGATTGCGCGATAACGAAGTGAAAGAAGTCATCGTCGCCACCAACCCGACGATGGACGGCGAGGCGACGGCATTCTACTTATCGAAGGTGATCAAGCCGCTCGGAGTTTCGGTCACGCGCATCGCCCGCGGCCTGCCCATGGGCGGCGACTTGGAATACACCGACGCCGTGACGCTGGGAAAAGCCTTGGAAGGTCGGCGCGAAATTTAATCCCGTTCAGCGCTCAGAAAACTTTCCTAAGGTTATCGATCAGCAACCAGCACAGCATCGCGATGGCCGCGGATGCTGGGATCGTCAATATCCACGCCCAGACAATTCGTCCCGCGACGTTCCAACGCACCGAGCGCAGCCGGCGCAAGGAGCCGACGCCGATGATGGCGCCGGTAATCGTATGGGTCGTCGAGACCGGGATGCCGAAGTGCGCCGCGCCGAACAGCGTAAAGGCACCGGCGGCTTCGGCGGCGAAACCGCCGATCGGCTGCAAACGGGTGATGCGCGAGCCCATGGTGTGGACGATGCGCCAGCCGCCCGACAAAGTACCGAGTCCAATGGCGGCGTGGGCCATCAAAACGATCCAGAACGGAATGAACAGTTTTCCGACTTCGTCGCTGACCAGATGACGATACTCGGGCACGATGAACAATGCGCCGGCGATGATGCCCATGGTTTTCTGCGCGTCGTTGGTGCCGTGGCCGAGACTATAAGCGGCCGCTGAGATCAATTGACCGCGCCTAAATATATGGTCGACGTTGGCCGGAATTGCCCGCTTAAATATATTCAGAATCGCCAACAGGTTAAGCATGCCCAGTCCCATTCCCAACAGCGGTGCGATGATGATGAAGATTAATGTGTTGATCCAACCGCCGGGTAAAATAATTCCCAACCCCGCCTTGGCGATGCCGGCGCCGGCGTAACCGCCGATCAAGGCGTGGGATGAGCTGGTCGGCAATCCGACATGCCAAGTGATCAGATCCCAGACGATGGCGCCGAGCAGTCCAGCTAAAATGACATAGGAGTCGACTTGGTTGACATCGAGCAGGCCGCTGCCGATGGTCTTGGCCACCGCGGTGCCGAAGGTGAATGCGGCGATGAAGTTCCAAAAGGCCGCCCAGGTGACGGCTTGCAGCGGCGTCAACACCCGCGTCGTGACCACCGTGGCGATGGAATTGGCCGCGTCGTGAAAGCCGTTGACGTAGTCGAAGACGAGGGCGATGACGACGATGAAAATCGTTAAGAGAAAAACCGGCTCAGCCATTTTTGATCACCACCCGTTGCAGCACGTCGGCGATATCTTCCATCCGGTCGGTGGCTTCTTCGAGCATCTCGTAGATTTCTTTCCAACGGATCAAGTTGAACAGGTCCTCCTTGTGATCGACGATGTCGACGAGAGCTTCGCGTAGCACGCGGTCGCCGTTGTTCTCGATGGTATTGATCTCTTTGATATGTTCGGTGACCAGACGAAAGTTTTTTTTCTCGCGCAGGTTGGGCAT from Deltaproteobacteria bacterium includes the following:
- a CDS encoding YbaB/EbfC family nucleoid-associated protein codes for the protein MASIGGMGNLLKQAQEMQARMAKIQEDLAGKTVQGSGGGGMVLVTVNGQFNLTALKIEAAAINVEEKDLLEDLILAAVNDGMRKARELASAEMAKLTGGLKIPGLMP
- the recR gene encoding recombination protein RecR; this translates as MTMYPAPLARLIQELSKLPGIGEKSAARLAFHMLKGTKDDVFRLSESIGKLRQEMGLCQLCFGFSEVKASNDGDSDQATLCDVCRSSEREKDKICVVEEPADIIAVEKSQEFRGRYHVLHGTISPLDGVGPDALRIKELLERLRDNEVKEVIVATNPTMDGEATAFYLSKVIKPLGVSVTRIARGLPMGGDLEYTDAVTLGKALEGRREI
- a CDS encoding inorganic phosphate transporter, yielding MAEPVFLLTIFIVVIALVFDYVNGFHDAANSIATVVTTRVLTPLQAVTWAAFWNFIAAFTFGTAVAKTIGSGLLDVNQVDSYVILAGLLGAIVWDLITWHVGLPTSSSHALIGGYAGAGIAKAGLGIILPGGWINTLIFIIIAPLLGMGLGMLNLLAILNIFKRAIPANVDHIFRRGQLISAAAYSLGHGTNDAQKTMGIIAGALFIVPEYRHLVSDEVGKLFIPFWIVLMAHAAIGLGTLSGGWRIVHTMGSRITRLQPIGGFAAEAAGAFTLFGAAHFGIPVSTTHTITGAIIGVGSLRRLRSVRWNVAGRIVWAWILTIPASAAIAMLCWLLIDNLRKVF